One Clupea harengus chromosome 3, Ch_v2.0.2, whole genome shotgun sequence DNA window includes the following coding sequences:
- the tspan9a gene encoding tetraspanin-9 isoform X2 has protein sequence MARGCLCCLKYMMFLFNLIFWLCGCGLLGVGIWLSVSQGSFATFSPSFPSLSAANLVIAIGAIVMVTGFLGCLGAIKENKCLLLSFFIVLLVILLAELILLTLFFVYSDKVSENAKQDLKDGLALYNTNNNIGLRNAWNIIQAEWKCCGVTGYTDWHEALQEKVVPDRCCQEHYQECGRNSTNMFWNRGCYEKVEEWLDDNKNLLWMIAMVILVVQLLGMAFSMTLFQQIHRTGKKYDA, from the exons cTATGTGGCTGTGGTCTGCTGGGCGTGGGCATCTGGCTCTCAGTGTCCCAGGGCAGCTTTGCCACCTTTTcgccctccttcccctccctctctgccgcCAACCTGGTCATCGCCATAGGAGCCATCGTCATGGTGACCGGCTTCCTCGGCTGCCTGGGTGCCATCAAGGAAAACAAGTGCCTGCTTCTGAGC ttctTTATTGTCTTGCTGGTCATCCTGCTGGCAGAGCTCATATTGCTCACCCTGTTCTTCGTGTACTCTGACAAG GTCAGTGAGAATGCTAAGCAGGATCTGAAAGACGGCCTGGCTCTCTACAACACGAATAACAACATCGGCCTGAGGAACGCCTGGAACATCATACAAGCAGAG TGGAAGTGTTGCGGAGTGACTGGCTACACAGACTGGCACGAGGCGCTGCAGGAGAAGGTGGTGCCCGACCGCTGCTGCCAAGAGCATTACCAGGAGTGTGGGCGCAACTCCACCAACATGTTCTGGAACCGG gGGTGCTATGAAAAAGTGGAGGAGTGGCTCGATGACAATAAGAATCTGCTGTGGATGATCGCCATGGTTATACTGGTTGTGCAG CTCCTGGGCATGGCTTTCTCCATGACGCTGTTCCAGCAGATCCATCGGACAGGGAAGAAGTACGACGCTTAA